One stretch of Nitrospirota bacterium DNA includes these proteins:
- the bamA gene encoding outer membrane protein assembly factor BamA: protein MTAETRVRKLVRSACCLLFVLVMVPSFLTLPLKVQAAEGFLAEKIIIKGLASCTKDELLYLMNIRRGLIARGTISEGIKRAFRKGIFEDIAVSYAPGKTLLIQVREREYIYKIKVSGNRYLSGREIKKMFILKEDGIMRYDLIEKARKELKNSLGLIGFPEASLSLTVEKAPKPYRTIIKIKVNEGEPLVIQRIEIKGADQWLRQKMYIESGDIYNVEKIKKDLERIREYLKSKGYLNPIVGPFTFSEGLLTVLVSPGKRLKIEINGNTEISTSKLLKIMPFSEAEEIEDELIEEVSAKILSLYHQKGFIYAQVAPLRTEDEKTISLTFFIYEGKAYKIQKIEFKNNSISEKMLKNVISLKEGSPYNPDLLEPDAETITGLYRALGYLNAKIEDTAVNISEETGTVDINFTLNEGPRFRIGEVIAKGNAFFTDKEIYRILNIKRNAPYNELDIINAKKRLTDSYKEQGFTDINVSVDAMTSGQSVKVIFRITEGEKEYFGKTIVRGNMFTRTEVIEREFIHKEGEPFNYKLLLEGTKRLYRLGLFKDIDIKLLDKKDNKRDIVITVSERNPGVVEFSLGYEDYEGLRGSIDISYRNLWGMNRRIHLRGELSTLKERFVLGYHEPYLLGRPFVFNAFLLRETRTEKSIDTGEVRYRMKKNSSGVSLEKNLTNNLKAQIAYDFSLVETFDLKPDVVLSREDEGTLAISSIRPGALYDTRDNPFDPTRGVLVGASLKFASTYLLGETDFVKLTIHASTYRKLGRRFTLALAVKGGAAQGFVDTRELPIVERFFLGGRNTVRGFEQDTLGPKGKDGTPTGGNAFLMSNIELRTYIGRGFSIVGFLDGGNVWTKTVDMNLTFRYTAGLGIRYRTPVGPIRIDYGHKLDRKEGESAGEVHFSIGHAF from the coding sequence ATGACGGCAGAAACCCGGGTAAGAAAATTGGTGCGTAGTGCCTGCTGTCTGCTGTTTGTCCTTGTGATGGTTCCGTCTTTTCTGACTCTTCCTTTGAAGGTTCAGGCCGCAGAGGGTTTCCTTGCAGAGAAGATCATCATAAAGGGACTTGCCTCATGCACAAAAGATGAACTCCTCTATTTGATGAATATCCGTCGGGGATTGATAGCCAGGGGGACAATAAGTGAGGGGATAAAGAGGGCATTCAGAAAGGGTATATTTGAGGATATTGCAGTCAGTTATGCACCGGGAAAGACCCTTCTCATTCAGGTCAGGGAACGCGAATACATTTATAAAATAAAGGTCTCCGGCAACCGATACCTTTCAGGCAGGGAGATAAAAAAGATGTTTATCCTGAAAGAGGACGGTATAATGCGCTATGACCTTATTGAGAAAGCCAGGAAAGAACTCAAGAACTCCCTCGGACTGATTGGGTTTCCGGAGGCATCACTATCGTTGACTGTGGAAAAAGCTCCAAAACCTTACAGGACGATTATAAAAATAAAAGTCAATGAGGGTGAGCCCCTCGTTATCCAGAGGATTGAGATCAAGGGTGCTGATCAATGGCTGCGGCAGAAGATGTACATTGAATCAGGTGATATATATAACGTTGAAAAGATAAAAAAAGACCTGGAGAGAATCAGGGAATACCTGAAGTCAAAGGGCTATCTTAATCCAATAGTCGGCCCCTTTACGTTTTCCGAGGGTCTTCTTACAGTTCTTGTTTCTCCTGGCAAGAGATTGAAGATTGAGATAAACGGAAATACGGAGATAAGCACATCAAAACTTCTGAAGATAATGCCCTTCAGTGAAGCAGAGGAGATTGAGGATGAGTTAATTGAAGAAGTCTCGGCAAAAATACTCTCTCTTTACCATCAGAAGGGATTTATTTATGCCCAGGTTGCACCTTTAAGGACTGAGGATGAGAAGACCATTTCCCTTACCTTTTTTATTTACGAAGGGAAAGCATATAAGATACAGAAGATAGAATTCAAGAACAACTCCATCAGTGAAAAGATGCTTAAAAATGTTATAAGCCTGAAAGAGGGGTCCCCCTATAATCCTGACCTTTTAGAGCCGGACGCTGAAACCATAACAGGACTTTACAGGGCGCTGGGTTATCTGAATGCAAAGATTGAGGATACTGCTGTCAATATATCCGAGGAAACAGGAACAGTGGATATAAACTTTACCCTGAACGAGGGGCCGCGGTTCCGGATTGGTGAGGTCATAGCCAAAGGCAACGCCTTTTTTACTGATAAAGAGATCTACAGGATTTTAAACATTAAAAGGAATGCCCCCTACAATGAACTGGACATAATAAATGCAAAAAAGCGTTTGACCGACAGTTATAAGGAACAGGGTTTTACAGATATAAATGTCTCTGTTGATGCCATGACATCAGGACAGTCAGTGAAAGTCATATTCAGGATTACGGAAGGTGAAAAGGAATATTTCGGTAAAACAATAGTCAGGGGTAACATGTTCACAAGGACCGAGGTCATTGAAAGGGAGTTCATTCATAAAGAAGGCGAACCCTTTAACTACAAATTGCTTTTGGAAGGGACAAAACGTCTTTATCGTCTCGGGCTCTTTAAAGATATTGATATCAAGCTACTTGATAAAAAGGACAACAAACGTGATATCGTTATAACCGTTAGTGAACGCAATCCGGGTGTGGTTGAATTCAGTCTTGGTTACGAGGACTATGAAGGTTTGAGAGGCTCCATAGACATAAGTTACAGGAATCTATGGGGGATGAACAGGAGGATACATCTGAGAGGGGAATTGAGTACGCTGAAGGAAAGATTTGTTCTTGGCTATCATGAACCCTATCTGCTTGGAAGACCTTTCGTCTTTAACGCCTTCCTCCTCAGAGAGACCCGTACGGAAAAGAGTATCGACACCGGAGAGGTCAGGTACAGGATGAAGAAAAACTCCTCCGGGGTATCACTTGAAAAAAACCTGACCAATAACCTGAAGGCACAGATTGCTTATGACTTTTCCCTTGTCGAAACCTTTGATTTAAAGCCGGATGTTGTCTTGTCAAGGGAGGACGAAGGCACACTCGCTATCAGCAGCATACGTCCCGGTGCACTCTATGACACCAGGGATAATCCTTTTGACCCTACCAGGGGGGTATTGGTTGGCGCCTCCCTGAAATTTGCGAGTACTTATCTCCTTGGAGAAACGGATTTTGTGAAATTGACTATTCATGCAAGTACTTACAGGAAACTCGGAAGACGATTTACTCTTGCCCTTGCCGTTAAAGGAGGAGCGGCACAGGGATTTGTTGACACAAGAGAACTTCCCATTGTTGAGAGATTCTTCCTCGGAGGGAGAAATACTGTGAGGGGTTTTGAACAGGACACCCTCGGACCAAAGGGTAAGGATGGTACACCAACCGGCGGAAACGCCTTTCTGATGTCCAATATTGAACTGAGAACTTATATTGGAAGGGGTTTTAGTATTGTCGGATTTCTTGACGGAGGAAATGTATGGACAAAAACGGTCGATATGAATCTGACCTTTCGATATACAGCCGGGCTGGGTATAAGATACAGGACACCAGTTGGGCCCATACGGATCGACTATGGGCATAAACTTGACAGAAAGGAGGGTGAAAGTGCGGGAGAGGTACATTTCAGTATTGGACATGCATTCTGA